In Leisingera sp. NJS204, the DNA window GCCTGGCTTTCGAGCATCCGCCTAAGCGGGCCGGAGGCGGCGGAGAGAAAGCCGGTATCGGGCAGGCGGGTTGTCAGCATGGCCAAATCTCTTTGCGTCAGGTGCCCAGTCCGGCGGACCTTAGCAGAGGCGTGGGCACCGGGGAACCGGGGAACTGAACCGGTTGGTTCAGCCCGCCACGGCCACCAGTCCCAGCTTGCGGGCGGAGGTGAGTGTCAGGGTGCCGCTGTCCAGACCCAGTGGTGCCTGATAGCGTTGCACAGCCTTGCGGGTGGCGGCGTCCATCTGTCCGTGAACGGGGCCGCGGTAAACCCCGCGGACGGCCAGGGCGCGCTGGATGGACCGGATAAAGCCGGGCGTCATCATGGCGGGGCAGGGGATTTCTATCCAGCGCTTCTGCCGCGGCTGCACGATCTGCTGGCGGGTCTCGGTGCGGAAGACGGCGGAGCGGATGACCTGGCCGCTGCTGTTGGTTTGCGCCGGCTGTGCCAGCACCTGGCTGATGATGGTTTCAACGACGGCGGGGGAAGTGTGCGTGCTCCAGCAGGTATCGGGCGGCGCGCCGGGCGGGGCATAGCGGCCGGCGCGGGAGACATCGCCGCCGGGCGGCGGCTGGACGCAGGCCGCCAGCAGCGCCAGCAGCAGCCCGGGCCAGAACCGGCGGCTGGTTTCGAATATGTTCGGCGTCATGCCCGGATGCCTTTGTCACTGTGCCTCTGCCGGCGCCCCTGTCAGTTCCGGGCGCCGGTGCTTTGGCGGCAGGTTAGCCCAGTTCCGGCCCTTGCGCAAAGGCGGGATCATCGCGGCGGCTTTGTTCCGCCAGCAACAGGTCAAGCATCGGCGAAATATCCTCAACCGTTTCGGCTATCACATGGGTGACGGAATGTGCCCGCTGCAGCCGTCCGGTGACACGCAAGAGCCGGCCTGAGATCACCGCGCGGCGGAAAGCCTCGTAGATCTTGCGCCAGACGATCACGTTGACGATGCCGGTCTCGTCCTCAAGCGTGACAAAGATCACGCCCTTGGCGGTGCCGGGACGCTGGCGCAGGATCACCAGCCCGGCGACGGTGATGCAGGCGTTCTGGGGCGGTTCCTGCAGCCGGGCCGCAGGCAGGCAGTGCGGCGGGTGCGGCCAGGGCTGGGATCCGTGCCCGCCTGCTGCGCAGGCTGCGGCGGGGGGGAGAACTGAGGCAGGGGTTGGGGCGGGGGCTGGCATGAGGAAAACGGCCTTGCGGTTGAAAAATATCCGGCGTGAACAAACATAGAACATTGATCCGAAAAGTCCAGCTGCGGCAGGGCAGGGTCGCAATTGGGGGTGGCACCGGCGCAGGGGCTTGGCTACACAGTCGCGCAAGTACCGGAAAAGGGAAGAGAGCTGACAATGGCAAAGATCACTTACATCGAGCACAACGGCACCAGCCATGTGGTGGACGTCGCCAACGGGCTGACGGTGATGGAAGGCGCGCGCGACAACAATATTCCGGGCATCGAGGCCGATTGCGGCGGCGCCTGCGCCTGCTCGACCTGCCACGTGTACATTGCGCCGGACTGGGTTGAGAAGCTGCCCGCCAAGGACGACATGGAAGAGGATATGCTGGATTTCGCCTATGAGCCGGATCCCGCCCGCTCGCGCCTGACTTGCCAGATCAAGGTGAGCGATGCGCTGGAAGGGCTGGTGGTGCATATGCCTGAAAAGCAGATCTGATGACCGCGGGGGCGGCGGCGCGGCGTCTGATGATGCGCGCCCGGCCCCGTTCCGCCCGCCGCGCATGGCGGGCGTTGTGTTTGGGGCTGGCCTTGGCCGGCCCGTCTGTGCTGGCGGCTGAGGACAGAGTGGTCTCGGCGCGTTACGGAGAACCCACCACACGCTATGGCCATGCAGTGCTGGGTGATGACGTGGAATACGGCGCGCTGGTACTGAAGGTGGAAAACACCGGCTCCGGCGTGGTGTCCGCCAAGGCTGTCAACCAGCAATCGGAAATCCTGATCCGTCTGCCGCTGGATCATGTGTTCGAGGACATCGCACCGCGGCTGGCGGATATCGATGGCGATGGCCGCCCCGAGGTGTTGGTGGTCGAGACCGATGTGGCAGAGGGCGCCCAGCTGGCCATTTATGATGCCCGCGGCGAAAAGATTGCCGCCACCCCGCATAGGCACCCGCAACCGCTGGCTGGCACCCATTGGCGCGGCGGATCTGGATGGCGACGGGCATGTGGAAATTGCCTATGTCGACCGGCCGCATCTGGCCAAAACTTTGCGTATCTGGCGGTTCAAGAACGGTGCGCTGACTGAAGCCGCCAGCACGCCCGGGCTGACCAATCACCAGATCGGCCAGGACTTCATCACCTCCGGCATTCGCGATTGCGGGCAGGGACCGGAACTGGTGACCGCCAGTGGCGATTGGCGCAGGATCGTCGTATCCCGTCTGCAGAACGGCAGGATCACCAGCCGGGACATCGGCGGGTTCCGGCAGGGCACGGGACTGCAGGCCGCAATGGCCTGCCGCTAAGCGCTGCCCGCGACGCGCATTGCGCGGCGCCGCGCCCAACTGGGAAGGGCATCCGCAAGGATGGGCTGGAACAGGCAGGAGTGCTTGCCGCCGTTGCCGACAGGAATGACAGGCCTGTTGCGCCGCGTCCAACCCGGTTTTTGCGCGGTGTTTCATATTTATTCATCACCTTTGGTTACCTTGCCCCTGACGAGCGGCGCCAGGCGGTTAACTGTCTGGGCCGGTTTTACAGGAGACAGGCGCGTGAGCTTTACACCATATGTGTTGGGCACCGGTATCAGCGGGTGGACCTTCCTGCAGCGGACCCGCGACCAGCAGCAGGAAATTTATGAGAAGTCGCCGGTCATCGATCGGACGGTGCAGGACTTCAATCAAAAAATCACCGGGATTCAGACTGCGGACGAGTTGCTGGATGACTACAACCTGCTGACCGTGACACTGGGCGCCTTTGGTCTGGACGAGGATATCGGCAACAGAGCATTCATCAAGAAAGTGCTCGAATCCGATGTCAGCGACTCGGGCTCTTTTGTGAACCGGCTCAACGACGTCCGGTATCAGGCGCTGGCGGAAACCTTTGGCTTCAACAGTCCGGATGGCCCGACGCTTCCCACCGCCAAGGCGGGCGCTGAATTTGCCAGTGTCGCCTCGCCGGATGATTTGCTGGCAAACGGCACCCTATTGCGCAAGGCGCTCGGCAATGTTGGCCTTGAAGGCCTCGAAAATAATCAGTTCTTTCTGCAGAAAGTTCTGGAATCCGACTTGGAAGACCCGGACTCCTTTGTCAACAAGCTGAGCAATCCCAAATATACCGAGTTTGCCCAGCAATTCAGTTTCAACAAGCCGCCGGTGTATGACAACAGCATTCAGGCGCTGGTCGGGGAGTTCAACGAACATACCGACGGCCTGGCAAGCGCGGATGAGCTGCTGGAGGATGAGAACCTTCTGCAAGCTGTCATCGAGACCTTTGATCTGGAACGCACCAGCCCCGATTTCCTGCGCCGGGTTCTGAATTCAGATACCACCGATCCAGATTCCTTTGTGAACCAGCTGGAGGACACTAGGTATCTTGCGGTCTCAGAGGCCTTTGGGTTCGGCTGGCCGGATATCAATGAAATGACCGATCCGGATGAGCTGTTGTCAAACCCTGAGGTTCTGGAGCATGCGCTGGATACATTCGGCCTTTTTGGCAGGGACGAGGCTGAGCTGCGCCAGATTCTGGAATCCGATTTGTCAGACCCGAACTCCTATGTGAACCAGCCGGAAAATGCTGCCTACTATGACTTTGCTGACGCGTTCCAGAACGGCTGGCCGGATCATGTCAGCAAGATGCAGGTGTTTTCCGATGACATCACGGACAAGCTGGGCACCTTCTCCGACCCAAGGGAGCTGGTCTTTGATATAAGCTTGTTTAATGCGACGCTGGATATCTTCGGCCAGAGCAAACGGAGCCTGGATTTTGACACCGTGATCCGTGCCTTTGAATCTGACCTGTCGTCCAGCACGTCATATGCAAACTTGCATTACGACACCGGCCTGAAGGCCATGGCTCATGCGTTTTCCTTCAATGGGGGGGAAACCGGCCGGGAGTATCCTGAAGGCTTTGCCGAGCAACTTTCCGAGCTTTACACCACCCGCCAGTTTGAAATTGAGATCGGTGAGAGCGATCAGAACATGCGCCTGGCGCTGGCCTTTGAGCGCGAGCTGCAAACCGTTGCTGATGCAGGCGGCAGCGAAAACGCCCATTGGTACGGCATTATCGGTTCGCCGCCGCTGAAAACGATTTTTGAAAGCGCGCTGGCGCTGCCATCAGGTTTCGGCCAGCTGGATGTTGACAGGCAGGTGGAGGAGATGAAGGAGCGCTCGTTTGCTGCTTTTGGAACCACCCATCCTGCAGATTTTCTCGAAGCCGGGAAACTGGATGAATTCCGCAACAGGTTCTTGATGCTGGCAGATCTCAACGCGCCTTTCAACAGCGGGATCAGCGATCCGATTCTGTCGCTCTTCTGACCCGTCGGCTGCGCTTTGGCTGTGGAGCAGCAATAGTTTCGCCCGGCTCAGAAGGCCGGCGCTATAGCGCTAGGCGCATGGTGATGCCGGTCACCCTGCTGCAGCCGGGATAAGCGCCTTCTGCGGTCTTGAAAAATCCCAGCCGGTCGAAGCTGCGGTGATTTTCCACAAGTTCGACCCTCGTTAGCAACTCAAGCGCCGGCAGGCCGGGATCCCTGACTCGCTTTGCCGCCAGGTCCTCTATCTGCCTTGCCCGGCCCGATCCGTGTCGGGCCGGATCGGCTGCCAATTTGCCCAGATACAGGCGGTCCGTCTTTGATATCAGGAATATGCAAGCCGCATGCAGGCTTCTGGCGGCCCGGATCTTGCTGCCGACCAGATAGAGATCCTTCCTTAGATCCACCGTCAGCCGGTGCATGGAAGATGGCTGATCAATGCGCCCGTCGATATAGGCAAAGCTGCGCCGGGTCAGGGCCGGCACGCCGCGGATCGCCAGCCTTGACCCGGCGGGGCTGTTTCACAGCTGGGCCACCCAGAGGGCGGGCCGGAAATACTCCCGGCTGGCCAATAGCAGAAGGCAAGCGGTGCAGACAGCATGAGAAGCCGCAGAGAGGGAATGGCTAGGCATGCCGCTTTCCTGCAAGTGCCGGCCTTTGCCGCCTTGGACAGTTCTTATTGCTTCGCTGCATCCCGCTTCTGACTGAAGTCCAGAGTACCGCAATGCTCCGGTCGGGATACTGCGGGCTGGTGGAACAATACCGCCGCGCCGGGCGCATTTGCGCCCGGCCACGCCCAACTGAGACTGTCAATCTGCGATTGACCGGGAACAGGCGGGAGAGCCGCCGCCGGGACAGATGCTCAGTCCAGCGCGCGCCAGCCGATGTCGCGGCGGAAGAACCCTTGCGGCCAATCAACCCCGTCAACCATCGCATAGGCGCGGTCGCGGGCCTCCTGCAGGGTTTCACCGCGGGCGGTCACGTTCAAAACCCGGCCGCCGGCTGCCAGCACCTTGCCGTTTTCTGCCTTGGTACCGGCGTGAAAGACCATGTTGCTGCTGTCCTCGGGCAGGGCCTTCAGCCCCTTGATTTCCGACCTTTTTTGGTAAGATCCGGGATAGCCCTCAGCGGCCATTACCACCGTGATCGCATGGTCGTCGCCCCAGTTCACCTGCGCCTCAGCCAGGCGGCCCTCAGCCGCGGCGTGCATCAGGTCCAGCGCCTGCGCGCCCAGGCGCATCATCAGCACCTGGCATTCCGGATCGCCAAAGCGGACGTTGTATTCCACCAGCCGGGGCTGCCCGTCCTGGATCATCAGACCGGCATAAAGCACGCCCTGATAAGGCATGCCGCGCTCGGCCATCACCCGCATGGTGGGCTTGACGATGTCTTCCATCGCGCGGGCTTCGACTTCAGCGGACAGAACCGGGGCGGGGGAGTAGGCGCCCATGCCGCCGGTGTTGGGGCCGGTGTCGCCTTCACCCACGCGCTTGTGATCCTGGGCCGAACCGATCGCCAGTACGTCCTCACCGTCCACCAGCACAAACAAGGACGCCTCTTCGCCTTCCATGAACTCCTCGATCACCACCTCGGCGCCGGCCCCGCCAAAGGCGCCGCCGAACATGTCGTCGATGGCGGCGATGGCTTCGTCCTCGGTCATTGCGATGATCACGCCTTTGCCGGCGGCCAGCCCGTCGGCCTTGACCACAGTGGGTGCGCCGTGTTCGCGCACATGCGCCTTGGCAGCCTCTGCCTCGGTGAAATGGCCATAGCCAGCGGTGGGCGCATTCGCTGCGTCGCAGACTTCCTTGGTAAAGCTTTTGGAGGCTTCCAGCTTCGCCGCCGCCTCAGACGGGCCGAACACCAAGAGACCTGCCTCGCGCAGGCGGTCAGCCACCCCTGCAGCCAGCGGCGCTTCGGGGCCGATAATCACGAAATCAATGGCGTTTTCCTCGGCAAAACCGGCTACGGCACCGCCATCCTCGGTATCAAACGACGCGCAATCGGCGATCTGCGCGATCCCTGCGTTGCCCGGCGCCACGATCAGCTTGTCGCATTTCGGGTTCTGCATCACCGCCCAGGCCAAGCTGTGTTCGCGCCCGCCGCTGCCAAGGATAAGGATGTTCATCTGCGTCTACTCCGATCTGACTGAGCCGAGAGGCGTCCCGGTGCTGTCCGGGGCTTGCCTTGCTTGCGGCGGGTTCTATGCTGCGCGCGAATTCAAAACAAGACCAGCCGCAAGCCGCAGGAGAGCAGCCCCGCAATGTCCGATCTGTTTGATGATCCAAAACCGGGGCAGAACGCGCCCGAATTCACCGTCTCGGAACTCTCCGGCGAGGTGAAGCGCACGCTGGAGGGCACCTTCGGCCGCATCCGGGTCAAGGGTGAGGTGGGGCGTGTGTTCAAGGCGCGCTCCGGGCATTTGTACTACGATATCAAGGACGACCGCTCGGTGCTGGCATGCACCACCTGGAAAGGGCAGGTTTCCAGCCTGTCGGTGGTGCCCGAGGAGGGGCTGGAGGTGGTCGTCACCGGCCGGCTGACCGCATTCGGCGCCCAGTCCAAATACAACATGAATGTGGACGAAGTTGCGGTTGCGGGCCAGGGCGCGCTGATGGCGCTGCTGGAAAAGCGCAAAAAACAGCTGGAGGCAGAGGGGCTGTTTGCCCCGGAACGCAAAGCGCCGCTGCCATACCTTCCGCAGATCATCGGCGTGGTGACATCGCCGTCGGGCGCGGTGATCCGCGATATCCTGCACCGGTTGCGCGACCGTTTCCCGCGCAAGGTGCTGGTCTGGCCGGTGGCTGTCCAAGGACAGAACTGTGCAGGCGAAGTGGCCCGCGCCATCGAAGGTTTCAACCGTCTGACCCCTGGCGGCGCGCTGCCGCGGCCCGATCTGATCATTGTCGCCCGCGGCGGCGGCTCGATCGAGGATCTTTGGGGCTTCAACGAGGAGATCGTAGCGCGGGCTGCGGCGGCCTCGAAGATCCCGCTGATCTCGGCGGTGGGGCATGAGACGGATACCACGCTGATTGATTTTGTCTCCGACCGCCGGGCGCCGACGCCGACGGCGGCGGCGGAACTGGCGGTTCCTGTACGGCTGGAACTGATGGCCTGGGCCGAGACCCAGGGCGCGCGGCTCACCCGCGCCGCAGGCCAGGCGGTGCAGCAGCGGCGCCAGCGGCTGAATGATCTGGCCCGCGCGCTGCCCAAGCCCGACACGTTGCTGGAAACCCCGCGCCAGCGGCTCGACCGGATTTCCGACCGGCTGCCGGGCGCGCTGATCTCCGGTGTGCAGCGCCGCCGGGTGTATCTGAGTGAAACAGCTGCCAGCTTACGCCCCGCCACCCTGCGCCAATTGGTGCAAGGCCGCCGCGACCGGCTGCAAAACCTGTCCTCCCGCCTGACCCTGCGCCCGATCCAGCGCGAGATCACAGCCCGCAAGGACGCGCTGGGCCGTCTGGCGCAGCGGCTGGATGCGGCACAGTCGCTGCGTCTCGACCGCCAGCGCCAAAACCTCTCTGCCGCAGGCCGCCAGCTGGAGATCCTAAGCTACAAATCCACGCTGGAGCGCGGCTATGCGGTGGTGCGTTCGGGCGCCGGGATCCTCACCACCAAGGCCGCTGCGGCCAAGGCCGGCCCGTTGCAGATCGAATTTGCCGACGGCATGCTGGACCTGGAGGAGGGCATCGCGGATCCTGGTTCCCTGACCGCTGCAGCGAAACCGTCCGGCGGCGGTCAGGGCTCGCTGTTCTAGCTTCTTTCTGGTCTGAAATACCCAGCCCGCCTCAGACACCGGCGTCCGGGCCGTAGCACAGCATTTCCTCGCCGATGTCTTCGGCCTCGTATAATTCGGTCGAGGCCGGGTCATCCTCAAACCGGGCAGTCAGCCCGCCGGGGGTGATTTCAAAGCTCCAGCACTGCGGATCGCCCCGGTTTTCATAGACAAAACAGATCCGGCCTGCGTCCTCGTACCAGCTGCCCTCCTGGCATCTGCCGTCCAGAAAGGACCAGACCACCCGCCGCCCGGGCAGATAGCGCTCTACCCCGTACATACTGCCGCCAAAGCCATAAAACAGGGTGCGGCCCTGAGTGTAGCGGTCGAATTGGTCGGCGTTCAGCGGCTCGGCAGCACGCAACGGCCCATTGAGGGCGGCAACCAGGGGAATCAGCATCAGGCAGCGCATGGGGTCACTGTGCCAGAGTGTCCGGGTCCCGGCCAAGGGAAACACGCCGGCTGCAAATACGGGCAGCAAACGGGCCGTAAAGCGGAGCGGCGCTGCCAGGCTCCCGTTTGGTCACCTTTGACCCGGCGGCTGTCTTGCGGCCAACTGATGCAAACGGGCAGGGAGACAGGGCCATGATGATGCAAGTGGCGGCGGCAGGGGCAGCGCTCTGCGCCGCCGGGTATTTGGGTCTGACCGCGCAGCCGCCCGGTATTCTGCGCAGCCTGGCAAAGACCGCAGCGGTTGCGCTTCTGGCGCTTGGCGCCGGGCTGGCAGGGGCACCGCTGCTGCTGGTGCTGGCGCTTGGTCTTTGCGCGCTGGGGGATCTTTTTCTGTCGCGCGACGGCGAAAGCGCCTTCATGGCGGGCGTGGGGGCCTTTGCCGCAGGGCATCTGGCTTATGCGGCGCTGTTCCTGACCCGTCCGGACAGTGATCCATCCGGTCTCCTGCACATGCCGGCTGCGCTGATCGCTGCCGGGTTGCTGGTGCTTGGCCTGATCATGACGCAGGTTCTGGCACCGCGGGCGGGCGCGCTGAAGGGGCCGGTACTGGCCTATATCCCGATCATCCTGGGCATGGGTGCCGCGGCGCTGACGCTTCCGTTTGGCACCTGGGTCTTTGCCGCGGCTTGTGCCTTCATGCTGTCGGACATGATCCTGGCGGCGGAAACCTTTGTCCTGAGCGCAGAGCACCCGCTGCGGCGGATCACGCCATATGCGGTCTGGGTGCTGTATTGGGGGGCGCAAGCCGGGTTTCTGGCTGCATTTTCCTGAACCCGGCGGCGCCTTGCGCTTTGCACTCCGGGTAAATCCGCATTAGGTGGGGGGCAGACCCTTTTGCGGAGACCAAGATGGCGTTTTTCTCAAAGCTCAAGGAGCGGCTGTTCAAATCCTCCTCCAAGCTCGAGCAGGGGCTCGATGCGATTGTCGAGGAGGGGGCGGAGGACAGTGCAGCCGAGGCGCTGGAAGCACTGACAGACACACCGGCTGTCACGCCTGAACAGCCCGCCCCGGCGCCTGTGCCGCATCCGGCGCCGCAACAACCGGAACCTGAGCCGCAACCGGCGCCTGAGCCCGCTCCGCAGCCTGCCGCCGCACCTGAACCGGCACCCGCAGCGGACCCTGAGCCACAGAAAAAGTCCCCGGGCCTTCTGGGCCGTCTTATGGGCCGCAGTGCTGTTGCCGAACCGCGCCGGGCGCTGGATGACGGCATGCTGGAGCAGCTGGAAGAGCTGCTGATTGCTGCTGACATGGGGGTGGATACGGCACTGCGCGTGACCGCTAACCTGGCCGAGGGGCGGATGGGCAAGAAGGTGTCCTCCCGCGAGATCAAGGAACTGCTGGCGCAGGAAGTTGCGCGCATCATGGAGCCGGTGGCCAAACCGCTGCCGATCTATGCAAAGCGCCCGCAGGTGGTGCTGGTGGTCGGGGTCAACGGCTCCGGCAAGACGACCACCATCGGCAAGCTGGCCAGCCAGTTCAAAGGTGCCGGCAAGAAGGTGGTGATTGCCGCAGGCGACACATTCCGCGCCGCGGCGGTGGAACAATTGCAGGTCTGGGGCGACCGTGCGGGCGTGCCGGTGCTGACAGCACCCGAAGGCTCCGACCCGGCCTCGCTGGCGTTTGATGCGATGACACGCGCGCAGGAAGACGGCGCAGACCTCCTGATGATCGACACCGCCGGCCGGCTGCAGAACCGGGCCGATCTGATGGAAGAGCTGTCGAAAATTGTCCGGGTGATCCGCAAGAAGGATGAAACAGCACCGCATAACACCCTGCTGGTGCTGGATGCGACCACTGGCCAGAACGCGCTGAGCCAGGTGGGTACCTTCCAGAAACTGGCGGATGTCTCAGGCCTGGTGATGACCAAGCTGGACGGCACCGCCAAGGGCGGCGTGCTGGTGGCGCTGGCGGACAAGTTCGGCCTGCCGATCCACGCCATCGGTGTGGGTGAGCAGATCGACGACCTCGCCCCCTTCGATCCCGGGGAGTTCGCCGCCGCTCTGACCGGTTTGGAAAAGTCCTGATCCATTTCTTCCTCTGGCCGGAAGTATCCTCCGGGGGACCGGGGGTGGAAAACCCCCGGCGCCTTCCTCCAGCGCAAAGGCGGCTGATTTGAGCGAGTGGCTGATCTCCCTGGAAGGCACCGAGGCCGGGCACCAGGCAGCGCTGT includes these proteins:
- a CDS encoding peptidoglycan-binding domain-containing protein; this encodes MTPNIFETSRRFWPGLLLALLAACVQPPPGGDVSRAGRYAPPGAPPDTCWSTHTSPAVVETIISQVLAQPAQTNSSGQVIRSAVFRTETRQQIVQPRQKRWIEIPCPAMMTPGFIRSIQRALAVRGVYRGPVHGQMDAATRKAVQRYQAPLGLDSGTLTLTSARKLGLVAVAG
- a CDS encoding OB-fold nucleic acid binding domain-containing protein, which gives rise to MPAPAPTPASVLPPAAACAAGGHGSQPWPHPPHCLPAARLQEPPQNACITVAGLVILRQRPGTAKGVIFVTLEDETGIVNVIVWRKIYEAFRRAVISGRLLRVTGRLQRAHSVTHVIAETVEDISPMLDLLLAEQSRRDDPAFAQGPELG
- the purD gene encoding phosphoribosylamine--glycine ligase, producing the protein MNILILGSGGREHSLAWAVMQNPKCDKLIVAPGNAGIAQIADCASFDTEDGGAVAGFAEENAIDFVIIGPEAPLAAGVADRLREAGLLVFGPSEAAAKLEASKSFTKEVCDAANAPTAGYGHFTEAEAAKAHVREHGAPTVVKADGLAAGKGVIIAMTEDEAIAAIDDMFGGAFGGAGAEVVIEEFMEGEEASLFVLVDGEDVLAIGSAQDHKRVGEGDTGPNTGGMGAYSPAPVLSAEVEARAMEDIVKPTMRVMAERGMPYQGVLYAGLMIQDGQPRLVEYNVRFGDPECQVLMMRLGAQALDLMHAAAEGRLAEAQVNWGDDHAITVVMAAEGYPGSYQKRSEIKGLKALPEDSSNMVFHAGTKAENGKVLAAGGRVLNVTARGETLQEARDRAYAMVDGVDWPQGFFRRDIGWRALD
- the ftsY gene encoding signal recognition particle-docking protein FtsY, producing the protein MAFFSKLKERLFKSSSKLEQGLDAIVEEGAEDSAAEALEALTDTPAVTPEQPAPAPVPHPAPQQPEPEPQPAPEPAPQPAAAPEPAPAADPEPQKKSPGLLGRLMGRSAVAEPRRALDDGMLEQLEELLIAADMGVDTALRVTANLAEGRMGKKVSSREIKELLAQEVARIMEPVAKPLPIYAKRPQVVLVVGVNGSGKTTTIGKLASQFKGAGKKVVIAAGDTFRAAAVEQLQVWGDRAGVPVLTAPEGSDPASLAFDAMTRAQEDGADLLMIDTAGRLQNRADLMEELSKIVRVIRKKDETAPHNTLLVLDATTGQNALSQVGTFQKLADVSGLVMTKLDGTAKGGVLVALADKFGLPIHAIGVGEQIDDLAPFDPGEFAAALTGLEKS
- a CDS encoding DUF1217 domain-containing protein, whose product is MSFTPYVLGTGISGWTFLQRTRDQQQEIYEKSPVIDRTVQDFNQKITGIQTADELLDDYNLLTVTLGAFGLDEDIGNRAFIKKVLESDVSDSGSFVNRLNDVRYQALAETFGFNSPDGPTLPTAKAGAEFASVASPDDLLANGTLLRKALGNVGLEGLENNQFFLQKVLESDLEDPDSFVNKLSNPKYTEFAQQFSFNKPPVYDNSIQALVGEFNEHTDGLASADELLEDENLLQAVIETFDLERTSPDFLRRVLNSDTTDPDSFVNQLEDTRYLAVSEAFGFGWPDINEMTDPDELLSNPEVLEHALDTFGLFGRDEAELRQILESDLSDPNSYVNQPENAAYYDFADAFQNGWPDHVSKMQVFSDDITDKLGTFSDPRELVFDISLFNATLDIFGQSKRSLDFDTVIRAFESDLSSSTSYANLHYDTGLKAMAHAFSFNGGETGREYPEGFAEQLSELYTTRQFEIEIGESDQNMRLALAFERELQTVADAGGSENAHWYGIIGSPPLKTIFESALALPSGFGQLDVDRQVEEMKERSFAAFGTTHPADFLEAGKLDEFRNRFLMLADLNAPFNSGISDPILSLF
- a CDS encoding 2Fe-2S iron-sulfur cluster-binding protein — encoded protein: MAKITYIEHNGTSHVVDVANGLTVMEGARDNNIPGIEADCGGACACSTCHVYIAPDWVEKLPAKDDMEEDMLDFAYEPDPARSRLTCQIKVSDALEGLVVHMPEKQI
- the xseA gene encoding exodeoxyribonuclease VII large subunit, with translation MSDLFDDPKPGQNAPEFTVSELSGEVKRTLEGTFGRIRVKGEVGRVFKARSGHLYYDIKDDRSVLACTTWKGQVSSLSVVPEEGLEVVVTGRLTAFGAQSKYNMNVDEVAVAGQGALMALLEKRKKQLEAEGLFAPERKAPLPYLPQIIGVVTSPSGAVIRDILHRLRDRFPRKVLVWPVAVQGQNCAGEVARAIEGFNRLTPGGALPRPDLIIVARGGGSIEDLWGFNEEIVARAAAASKIPLISAVGHETDTTLIDFVSDRRAPTPTAAAELAVPVRLELMAWAETQGARLTRAAGQAVQQRRQRLNDLARALPKPDTLLETPRQRLDRISDRLPGALISGVQRRRVYLSETAASLRPATLRQLVQGRRDRLQNLSSRLTLRPIQREITARKDALGRLAQRLDAAQSLRLDRQRQNLSAAGRQLEILSYKSTLERGYAVVRSGAGILTTKAAAAKAGPLQIEFADGMLDLEEGIADPGSLTAAAKPSGGGQGSLF
- a CDS encoding N-acetyltransferase, translating into MPALTRRSFAYIDGRIDQPSSMHRLTVDLRKDLYLVGSKIRAARSLHAACIFLISKTDRLYLGKLAADPARHGSGRARQIEDLAAKRVRDPGLPALELLTRVELVENHRSFDRLGFFKTAEGAYPGCSRVTGITMRLAL
- a CDS encoding lysoplasmalogenase, which gives rise to MQVAAAGAALCAAGYLGLTAQPPGILRSLAKTAAVALLALGAGLAGAPLLLVLALGLCALGDLFLSRDGESAFMAGVGAFAAGHLAYAALFLTRPDSDPSGLLHMPAALIAAGLLVLGLIMTQVLAPRAGALKGPVLAYIPIILGMGAAALTLPFGTWVFAAACAFMLSDMILAAETFVLSAEHPLRRITPYAVWVLYWGAQAGFLAAFS